One part of the Ovis canadensis isolate MfBH-ARS-UI-01 breed Bighorn chromosome 8, ARS-UI_OviCan_v2, whole genome shotgun sequence genome encodes these proteins:
- the PLN gene encoding cardiac phospholamban, whose amino-acid sequence MDKVQYLTRSAIRRASTIEMPQQARQNLQNLFINFCLILICLLLICIIVMLL is encoded by the coding sequence ATGGATAAAGTCCAGTACCTCACTCGCTCTGCTATAAGAAGAGCTTCCACCATTGAAATGCCTCAACAAGCACGTCAAAACCTCCAGAACCTATTTATCAATTTCTGTCTCATCTTAATATGTCTCCTGCTGATCTgcatcatagtgatgcttctctGA